In the genome of Bradyrhizobium arachidis, one region contains:
- the rimM gene encoding ribosome maturation factor RimM (Essential for efficient processing of 16S rRNA) — translation MSALVCVARIGAAHGVRGAVKLWTFTEDPFAVRRYGPLLAKDGKRQFEVATAREAKDHLVATFKGVTTRDEAERLNGIELYVLREKLPATDEDEYYHTDLIGLAAVTTDGDALGRVLAIHNFGAGDIIEIAPLKGPTMLLPFSNAVVPEVDLKGGRVVIALPQEIEGDDQDAPSRPRESGDP, via the coding sequence ATGTCGGCGCTGGTCTGCGTCGCGCGGATCGGCGCCGCGCATGGTGTGCGCGGTGCGGTCAAACTATGGACCTTCACCGAAGATCCGTTTGCCGTGCGCCGCTACGGTCCGCTTCTCGCCAAGGACGGCAAGCGCCAGTTCGAGGTCGCAACGGCGCGCGAGGCAAAAGATCATCTGGTCGCGACGTTCAAGGGCGTCACGACCCGCGATGAGGCCGAGCGCCTCAACGGCATCGAGCTTTACGTTCTGCGCGAAAAGCTGCCCGCGACGGACGAGGACGAATATTACCATACCGATCTGATCGGGCTCGCCGCCGTCACCACCGACGGCGACGCGCTCGGCCGCGTGCTCGCGATCCATAATTTCGGCGCCGGCGACATCATCGAGATCGCGCCGCTCAAGGGGCCGACCATGCTGCTGCCGTTCTCGAACGCCGTGGTGCCCGAGGTCGACCTCAAAGGCGGCCGTGTCGTGATCGCGCTGCCGCAGGAGATCGAGGGCGATGATCAGGACGCCCCGAGTCGTCCTCGCGAAAGCGGGGACCCATAA